The Thalassotalea sp. 273M-4 genome includes a region encoding these proteins:
- a CDS encoding methyltransferase — translation MQSPFLYNGRAIELSRFPLAQVNRSLQAWDAADEYLINHLEQQDVLANDPSIVIFNDSFGALALNLFEHQLTLVNDSYIAHAGIKQNFQDNFIPDDNITYTQSVEPLTQKVDLVILKLPKSNSYLVHQLQQIQQICHSETKVIAAARAKDIHSSTLKLFEKHLGETTTSLAVKKARLIFAAVDSNKQQALPEPKVWSLDPKVTKTQELSISNQANVFSRDSLDIGAAFLLAHLPTNLGAHTKVVDLGCGNGVIGLTLLAQNPSVHVDFIDESYMAISSAKANVSKNLPEQLDQCQFKVNDCLTNVVENSLDLVLCNPPFHQQQAVTDHIAWQMFKQSYKSLKVGGELRIIGNRQLAYHVKLKRLFGHCETIASNKKFVILSAKKS, via the coding sequence ATGCAAAGCCCTTTTTTATACAATGGCCGTGCCATCGAATTATCTCGTTTCCCTTTGGCGCAAGTTAATCGCAGTTTACAAGCTTGGGATGCTGCCGATGAGTACCTAATCAACCATCTTGAGCAACAAGACGTGTTGGCCAATGATCCATCCATTGTCATATTTAACGACAGCTTTGGCGCTTTGGCTCTTAATTTATTTGAACATCAACTGACCTTAGTGAATGACTCTTATATTGCCCATGCCGGTATAAAGCAAAATTTTCAAGATAATTTCATTCCGGATGACAACATTACCTACACCCAAAGTGTTGAACCATTGACTCAAAAAGTCGATTTAGTGATTTTGAAATTACCAAAAAGTAATAGTTACTTGGTTCATCAGCTGCAACAAATTCAACAAATTTGCCACAGTGAAACGAAGGTCATTGCGGCGGCAAGAGCGAAAGATATTCACTCAAGCACCCTTAAATTATTTGAAAAGCATCTTGGTGAAACCACAACATCGTTGGCGGTAAAAAAAGCGCGACTTATTTTCGCCGCTGTTGATAGTAATAAACAACAAGCCTTACCAGAACCTAAAGTTTGGTCATTAGACCCTAAGGTAACGAAAACTCAAGAGCTTAGTATTTCGAATCAAGCCAACGTTTTTTCCCGTGACAGCCTCGATATTGGCGCGGCCTTTTTGTTAGCACATCTACCAACTAACCTTGGCGCTCACACCAAGGTGGTTGACTTAGGGTGTGGTAATGGGGTGATTGGGTTAACCTTATTAGCCCAAAATCCGTCTGTGCATGTCGATTTTATCGATGAATCGTACATGGCCATTTCAAGTGCGAAAGCCAACGTCAGCAAGAACTTGCCTGAACAACTCGACCAATGTCAGTTTAAAGTAAACGATTGTTTGACCAATGTAGTTGAGAACTCCTTGGACTTGGTGTTGTGTAATCCTCCTTTTCACCAACAACAAGCGGTCACCGACCATATTGCCTGGCAGATGTTTAAGCAAAGTTATAAATCTTTGAAAGTTGGTGGTGAATTAAGGATAATAGGCAATCGTCAACTTGCTTATCATGTCAAACTAAAGCGCTTATTTGGCCATTGTGAAACCATTGCAAGTAATAAAAAATTTGTTATTTTATCAGCGAAGAAGTCATGA
- a CDS encoding GIY-YIG nuclease family protein, whose product MKQPAIYIISNESNNVIYVGVTSNLLQRIFQHKQKLTEGFSKRYNLEKLVYFELFDDMDSAIYREKRLKRWQRSWKERLIKRVNPEWKDLYQEL is encoded by the coding sequence ATGAAACAACCAGCCATATACATTATTTCAAACGAATCCAATAATGTTATCTATGTTGGCGTTACTAGCAATCTACTTCAAAGAATATTTCAACACAAACAGAAACTTACTGAAGGCTTTAGCAAGAGATATAATCTAGAAAAGTTAGTTTATTTTGAACTGTTTGATGACATGGACAGTGCTATTTATCGAGAGAAAAGGTTGAAACGGTGGCAAAGGTCATGGAAAGAAAGACTTATTAAAAGAGTAAACCCTGAGTGGAAAGATTTATATCAGGAACTATAG
- a CDS encoding alpha-ketoglutarate-dependent dioxygenase AlkB gives MIHKARNYCQHLCQGDLLYWPKFYPAQQASQTFERLLIDLNWQQGEISMFGKKVAIPRLQAWYGDDNAHYKYSGLLLEPEPWHHVLAQIKQDLEHHLTLTFNSVLCNLYRHGQDSMGWHSDNEKQLGEQPNIASLSFGQCRKFYIRHKVSGEKQQIDLQSGSLLLMRNQFQQHWQHSVPKSAKPMQQRINLTFRNICYPIKS, from the coding sequence TTGATACATAAAGCCAGAAATTACTGTCAACATCTGTGTCAGGGCGACCTTCTGTACTGGCCCAAATTTTATCCTGCACAACAGGCAAGCCAAACTTTTGAACGTTTACTGATTGACCTTAACTGGCAACAAGGTGAAATCAGTATGTTTGGCAAAAAAGTCGCGATACCAAGGTTACAAGCTTGGTATGGTGATGACAATGCGCACTATAAATATTCTGGTTTGTTGCTTGAGCCTGAACCATGGCATCATGTCCTTGCTCAAATAAAGCAAGACCTAGAGCATCACTTAACCCTGACGTTTAATTCGGTTTTGTGTAATTTATATCGCCATGGACAAGATTCAATGGGGTGGCATAGTGACAATGAAAAACAACTGGGTGAGCAGCCCAATATCGCTTCACTGTCGTTTGGTCAATGTAGAAAGTTTTATATTCGACATAAAGTCAGTGGTGAAAAGCAACAAATCGATTTACAATCAGGCAGTTTACTGTTGATGCGAAATCAATTTCAACAACACTGGCAACACAGTGTGCCTAAATCCGCGAAACCGATGCAACAGCGGATAAATTTGACGTTTCGTAACATTTGTTATCCCATTAAAAGCTGA
- a CDS encoding AmpG family muropeptide MFS transporter, translating into MTSSPTFKQAILNKHMLICIFTGFSSGLPLFFLYQLVPGWLRSEGISLAEIGLFSLIGIPYVWKFVWSPAMDRFQFPFLGRRRGWMLVTQLFLLLAIGLLGYLNPVKSISAIAYIAAAIAFFSASQDIVLDAYRRELLKEHELGLGNSIHVQAYRLAGLVPGSLGFILADHLPWHMVFVIVALFMLIGILMTLCIKEMDSAANAPKTLEQAVVLPFKDFINREGIKSALYILSFLFLYKLGDSMATALQTPFFIDMGFSKTEIGVVAKSASLIAMTIGLAVGGVVMIKLSINRALWLFGVVQIVSILGFAALAEIGHNTIALALAMGFEYLGVGLGTAAFTAFIARATNPAFAATQFALFTALTALPRTFANAATGYIVEITGWTSFFFICTALAVPGMLMLFKVAPWDQQSDSKPAQS; encoded by the coding sequence ATGACATCTTCTCCCACGTTCAAACAAGCGATTTTAAATAAGCACATGCTTATTTGTATTTTTACCGGCTTTTCTTCCGGTTTACCTTTATTCTTTTTATATCAACTGGTTCCTGGTTGGCTCCGCTCTGAGGGGATCAGCTTAGCTGAAATTGGCTTATTCTCACTTATTGGCATCCCTTATGTTTGGAAGTTTGTTTGGTCACCCGCTATGGATAGATTTCAATTTCCATTTTTGGGTCGACGCCGCGGTTGGATGTTAGTCACTCAGTTATTTTTATTGCTGGCAATTGGGCTTTTAGGTTACCTAAACCCCGTAAAGTCAATTTCGGCGATTGCCTATATTGCTGCTGCTATCGCTTTTTTTAGTGCCAGTCAGGACATTGTTCTGGATGCTTATCGGCGAGAATTATTAAAAGAGCACGAGTTAGGCTTAGGTAACTCTATTCATGTACAAGCCTATCGCTTAGCGGGATTAGTCCCCGGCTCTTTAGGGTTTATTCTCGCTGATCACTTACCTTGGCATATGGTGTTTGTTATCGTCGCTTTATTTATGCTCATTGGTATTTTGATGACCTTGTGTATCAAAGAAATGGACTCTGCGGCCAATGCACCGAAAACATTAGAACAAGCCGTCGTTTTGCCTTTTAAAGACTTTATTAACCGTGAAGGAATAAAATCCGCCTTATATATTCTATCGTTTTTATTTTTATACAAATTGGGGGATTCAATGGCGACAGCTCTACAAACCCCATTTTTTATTGATATGGGCTTTAGCAAAACCGAAATTGGGGTGGTTGCAAAATCGGCCTCTTTAATCGCCATGACCATAGGTTTAGCCGTAGGTGGTGTGGTGATGATCAAGCTAAGTATTAACCGAGCATTGTGGCTTTTTGGGGTGGTACAAATTGTTAGTATATTAGGGTTTGCTGCTTTAGCTGAAATTGGCCATAACACCATTGCTTTGGCCTTAGCGATGGGGTTTGAATACTTAGGGGTCGGATTGGGAACCGCTGCCTTTACCGCGTTTATTGCCAGAGCGACCAACCCGGCCTTTGCTGCCACTCAATTTGCCCTATTTACCGCATTAACGGCGTTACCTCGAACATTTGCCAATGCGGCTACCGGCTATATTGTAGAAATTACCGGCTGGACCTCATTCTTTTTCATCTGTACAGCATTGGCCGTTCCAGGTATGCTGATGTTGTTTAAAGTTGCGCCATGGGATCAGCAATCAGATTCAAAGCCTGCACAAAGCTAA
- a CDS encoding BolA family protein encodes MSVEQQIIDKLNHSLSPVHLQVQNESYMHNVPKGSESHFKVVVVSEQFDGLRLLARHRLVNQALAAELAGPVHALAIHTYTPEQWQSMQDTMVPNSPNCMGKDK; translated from the coding sequence ATGTCTGTAGAACAACAAATCATTGATAAACTGAATCATTCACTTAGTCCAGTTCATTTGCAGGTACAAAATGAAAGTTACATGCATAATGTTCCTAAAGGCAGCGAATCGCACTTTAAGGTAGTGGTCGTTAGTGAACAATTTGACGGTTTGCGTTTATTGGCTAGACATCGGTTGGTGAACCAAGCACTGGCAGCGGAGCTTGCTGGGCCAGTACATGCACTGGCGATTCATACCTATACGCCTGAGCAGTGGCAATCCATGCAAGACACCATGGTGCCAAACTCGCCTAACTGTATGGGCAAAGATAAATAG
- a CDS encoding YajG family lipoprotein: MKLKLIPVISIALLLAACASEPETITLKPQLTNKPMQVYSTKPASLSVYDNRAQSHIVEIITSQENSSVINTDVPLSSVLDQQFSQEMANQGLVFSHENADLSINFQVKRARTYVNQDVLDYRANTIIKLNVIVENPAQTLSKTFTLRATNRGPLKANVDKLQKDFNLQLSKLIVQVLEDEQLQSFIKG, from the coding sequence ATGAAATTAAAGTTAATCCCTGTTATCAGTATTGCTCTGTTGCTTGCTGCTTGTGCCAGTGAGCCCGAGACCATTACCTTAAAGCCTCAACTGACCAACAAGCCAATGCAGGTTTACAGCACCAAACCGGCATCCTTATCAGTCTATGACAACCGAGCACAATCGCACATTGTTGAAATTATTACCAGCCAAGAAAACAGCTCGGTGATCAACACGGATGTTCCATTAAGTTCGGTACTAGATCAACAATTTAGCCAAGAAATGGCGAATCAAGGATTGGTCTTCAGTCATGAAAACGCCGACTTATCGATTAACTTTCAGGTAAAGCGAGCTCGTACTTACGTCAATCAAGACGTGTTAGATTATCGCGCTAATACCATTATTAAATTAAATGTTATTGTTGAAAATCCGGCTCAAACCTTATCGAAAACATTTACCCTTCGCGCCACAAACCGCGGACCATTAAAAGCCAATGTGGACAAACTGCAAAAGGACTTTAATTTGCAATTATCGAAATTAATCGTCCAAGTTTTAGAAGATGAACAATTACAAAGCTTTATAAAAGGATAA
- a CDS encoding peptidylprolyl isomerase codes for MKAAIFALFSVLFASHSLAAEKKIIDPNNIFPQVKLETSMGVMIVELNRIKAPIAVNNFLYHVITKEYDNTLFHRVIEDFVVQGGGYDVNYIPKKVGDKLINESGNGLKNETSTIAMARENDPHSATRQFYFNVSDNNNLDPGRNWGYTVFGEVTYGQDIIQQMALVETGFNEELGWKDVPVKPLVLLKATLMPADYIHQADLTP; via the coding sequence ATGAAAGCCGCTATCTTTGCTTTATTTAGTGTTTTATTTGCTAGCCATTCTTTGGCGGCAGAAAAGAAAATCATTGACCCTAATAATATTTTCCCACAGGTAAAATTAGAAACGTCTATGGGGGTTATGATTGTTGAATTAAATCGAATTAAAGCACCAATCGCTGTTAATAACTTTTTATATCACGTGATCACCAAAGAATATGATAACACTCTATTTCATCGGGTGATTGAAGACTTTGTCGTGCAAGGCGGTGGCTATGATGTGAATTACATCCCTAAAAAAGTGGGCGACAAGCTGATTAATGAGTCTGGTAATGGCCTTAAAAATGAAACGTCAACCATTGCCATGGCTAGGGAGAATGATCCTCACAGTGCCACCAGACAGTTTTATTTTAATGTTTCCGATAATAACAACCTCGATCCAGGTCGCAATTGGGGCTACACCGTCTTTGGCGAAGTGACTTATGGTCAAGACATTATCCAACAAATGGCTCTGGTTGAGACTGGATTTAATGAAGAGCTTGGTTGGAAAGATGTCCCAGTAAAGCCTCTTGTGCTGTTAAAAGCCACCCTAATGCCTGCCGATTATATTCATCAGGCGGATTTAACGCCTTAA